From a single Mobula birostris isolate sMobBir1 chromosome 13, sMobBir1.hap1, whole genome shotgun sequence genomic region:
- the LOC140206780 gene encoding uncharacterized protein translates to MAHQRIHTGERLFTCSDCGKGFTRSSNLLAHQTVHTGERPFTCSECGKGFARSSNLQAHQAVHTAERPFTCSDCGKGFILSSQLKVHQRVHTGERPFTCSDCGKGFILSSQLKVHRQIHTADRLFTCSDCGKGFTRSCQLKVHQRIHTGERPFTCSECGKGFTQSSHLQAHQSVHTGKWPYTCSDCGKGFTRSSGIKTHQSVHTGVWPFTCSECGKGFSQSSNLLAHQSVHTRERPFTCSDCGMGFTSSSNLLRHQSVHTGERPFTCSDCGKTFTQLSSLQTHQTAHTGKKPFTCSDCGRGFTHSSTLRRHQSVHTGEWPFTCSDCGKGFIGRFQLKVHRRVHTGERPFTCSDCGKGFTQLASLQAHQSVHSGERLFTCSDCGKRFTQLSSLQTHLASHTGKWLFNCPDCGKGFNHSSTLQRHQSVHTGVWPFTCSDCGKGFTRSFQLKVHQRVHTGERPFTCSLCGKGFTQLASLQAHQSVHTGEKPFTCLDCGKGFTQSCHLKLHQRVHTGERPFICSVCGKGFTRSSDLLAHQAVHIGKRPFTCSD, encoded by the coding sequence atggctcatcagcgaattcacaccggggaacggctattcacctgctcggactgtgggaagggattcactcgctcatcAAACCTACTAGCTCACCaaacagttcacactggggagaggccgttcacctgctcagaatgtgggaagggattcgctcgcTCATCCAACCTGCAGGCACACCAGGCAGTTCACACAGcggagaggccgtttacctgctcagactgtgggaaaggatttattctgtcatctcaactgaaggtacatcagcgagttcacactggggagaggccattcacctgctcagactgtgggaagggattcattctgtcatctcaactgaaggtgcatcggCAAATTCACACTGCGGACagactgttcacctgctcagactgtgggaagggattcactcggtcatgtcaactgaaggtacatcagcgcattcacacaggggagaggccgttcacctgctcagagtgtgggaaaggattcactcagtcatcccacctacaggcacaccagtcagttcacactgggaaatggccgtacacctgctcagactgtgggaaaggattcactaggTCATCTGGCATAAAGACACAccaatcagttcacactggagtgtggccattcacctgctcagaatgtgggaagggattctctcaatcatccaaccttctggctcaccagtcagttcacaccagggagaggccgtttacctgctcagactgtgggatgggattcacttcatcatctaacctactgagacaccagtcagttcacactggggagaggccgttcacctgctcggattgtgggaagacattcactcagttatccagcCTACAGACACACCAGACAGCCCACACTGgaaagaagccattcacctgctcagactgtggaagaggattcactcactcatccaccctacggagacaccagtcagttcacacaggggagtggccattcacctgctcagactgtgggaagggattcattgggagatttcaactgaaggttcatcgaagagttcacactggggagaggccattcacctgctcagactgtgggaagggattcacacagttagctagcctacaagcacatcagtcagttcactctggggagaggctgttcacctgctcagattgtgggaagagattcactcagttatccagcCTGCAGACACACCTGGCATCCCACACAGGGAAATGGCTGTTCAACTGCCCAGACTGCGGGAAAGGATTCAATCACTCATCCACCctccagagacaccagtcagtccaCACTGGAGTATGGCCGTTcacatgctcagactgtgggaagggattcacccggtcatttcaactgaaggtacatcagagagttcacactggggagaggccattcacctgttcgttgtgtgggaagggattcacacagttagctagcctacaagcacaccagtcagttcacactggggagaagccatttacctgcttagactgtgggaaaggattcactcaatcatgcCACCTGAagctacatcagcgagttcacactggggagaggccattcatctgctcagtgtgtgggaagggattcactcggtcatctgacctattgGCACACCAGGCAGTACACATtggaaagaggccattcacctgctcagactga